One genomic segment of Virgibacillus doumboii includes these proteins:
- a CDS encoding WecB/TagA/CpsF family glycosyltransferase has product MSKVRIMDIDFLNVTKEDFLKNHIYPVLMNEEKGYIVTGNPEIVMRTREDEKYKQAVQSADYVIPDGAGILLAAKYKKQPIKERVTGFDLMFDLLEYANKKELSVYFLGAKEETNKRAVSEAKKRFPKLTVAGRHHGFFELNDPAIVEKVQASGADIILVAMGLPRQELWISSHYDKFSKGLFMGVGGSIDTLAGEVKRAPEFWIKLNLEWLYRLLKQPFRFKRILKVFEFMIRIIMKKG; this is encoded by the coding sequence ATGAGTAAAGTACGAATTATGGATATTGATTTTTTAAATGTAACAAAAGAGGATTTTCTTAAAAATCATATCTATCCTGTCTTGATGAACGAAGAAAAAGGATATATTGTTACTGGAAATCCGGAAATTGTTATGCGAACCCGTGAAGATGAAAAATATAAACAAGCTGTACAATCTGCAGATTATGTTATTCCGGATGGTGCAGGGATTTTATTGGCAGCCAAATACAAGAAACAACCGATAAAAGAGCGGGTGACCGGGTTTGACTTAATGTTTGATTTACTAGAGTATGCAAATAAAAAAGAATTGAGTGTATATTTTCTCGGGGCGAAAGAGGAAACGAATAAAAGAGCTGTGTCGGAAGCTAAGAAACGTTTCCCGAAATTAACTGTTGCAGGACGTCATCATGGTTTTTTTGAACTGAACGATCCGGCGATAGTTGAGAAAGTTCAAGCATCGGGGGCAGATATTATTTTAGTAGCAATGGGTCTGCCGAGACAGGAACTCTGGATTTCCAGCCATTATGACAAATTTTCCAAGGGTTTATTCATGGGTGTAGGTGGGAGCATTGATACGCTTGCTGGCGAAGTGAAGCGTGCCCCGGAATTCTGGATTAAGCTGAACCTGGAGTGGCTGTACAGATTGTTGAAGCAGCCGTTTCGGTTTAAACGCATTCTAAAAGTATTTGAATTTATGATACGTATAATAATGAAAAAGGGCTAG
- a CDS encoding LCP family protein produces the protein MLKKKWVLYSGIVIAVLIIAGVGYGLHLYNKTEDIVKDSQKDIGRENKTSELREEKVDPVEDNVSVLFIGVDNSEKRDYDLGSRSDALILATFNKQENSVKLLSIPRDSYVYVPEVGYKTKINHAHFYGGPKATIETVENLLHVPVDYYVRLNFEAFIETVDSLDGIHYDVPFEMYEQDSADNANAIHLLPGPQTLTGEEALALARSRKYDDDLERGKRQQQILKSIKEKATSVTSLFKLDNLIEAVGSNMKTNMAFDDMKSFLSYGIDENITIESVGINGHGEFLDDGLWYYILEEDSVNSIQNELRSHLDLTTNLERFADDDEQDNAF, from the coding sequence ATGTTGAAGAAGAAATGGGTTTTATACAGTGGAATTGTCATCGCTGTACTTATTATTGCCGGAGTTGGCTATGGTCTTCATCTATACAATAAAACAGAAGATATTGTTAAGGATTCGCAAAAGGATATAGGTCGGGAAAATAAAACGTCCGAACTTCGTGAAGAAAAAGTGGATCCTGTCGAGGATAATGTTTCGGTATTATTTATTGGTGTAGACAATAGTGAAAAACGGGATTACGACCTTGGCAGCCGCTCTGATGCGTTAATACTTGCCACATTTAATAAGCAGGAAAATTCGGTTAAGCTTTTGAGCATCCCACGTGACTCATATGTTTATGTACCAGAAGTTGGCTATAAGACAAAAATAAATCATGCCCATTTTTATGGTGGACCAAAAGCCACCATTGAAACTGTAGAAAACTTATTACATGTGCCAGTTGATTACTATGTGAGATTGAATTTTGAAGCTTTTATAGAGACAGTTGATTCGTTAGATGGTATTCATTACGATGTACCATTTGAAATGTATGAACAGGATTCCGCAGACAATGCAAATGCTATTCACCTTTTGCCTGGACCACAAACACTTACAGGTGAGGAAGCATTAGCTTTGGCCAGAAGTCGTAAATATGATGATGATCTTGAGCGAGGCAAGCGTCAACAGCAAATTCTCAAAAGCATTAAAGAAAAAGCTACTTCCGTTACAAGCCTTTTCAAATTGGATAATTTAATTGAAGCTGTGGGATCCAATATGAAAACAAATATGGCGTTTGATGATATGAAAAGTTTCTTATCGTATGGGATTGATGAAAACATTACGATTGAGTCGGTCGGTATTAATGGACATGGTGAATTCTTGGATGATGGATTATGGTATTACATTCTGGAAGAAGATAGTGTAAACAGTATACAAAATGAATTAAGAAGTCATTTAGATTTAACAACTAATTTGGAACGTTTTGCTGATGACGACGAGCAAGACAATGCATTTTAA
- a CDS encoding DUF2922 domain-containing protein: protein MKKLELKYLNEEGKTVTYSLEKPVEPVDPVAVKAAMDEIIAQNAFTSSGGDVVSIKGARVVERNVQEVELV, encoded by the coding sequence ATGAAAAAGTTGGAACTTAAATATTTGAACGAGGAAGGCAAAACAGTGACATATTCACTGGAAAAGCCAGTTGAGCCAGTTGATCCTGTAGCTGTTAAAGCTGCAATGGATGAGATCATTGCACAAAATGCATTTACATCATCAGGCGGTGATGTTGTATCAATCAAAGGCGCACGCGTTGTTGAACGTAATGTTCAGGAAGTTGAATTAGTTTAA
- a CDS encoding YveK family protein, producing MEESISLKIIFNIIGKRFRLIFSIIMGAAIISAVITYIFFTPTYQSSSQFIVNQSEQGQKANYNVNEIRSSIELINTYKVILTSPVILEGVANELNLSYSVTQLQNKIQVANENSSQVVKVSVTDADPELAAQIANTTVQIFKTKIPDLMNVDNVHILSEAGTVANPSPVSPKPTLNIAIAIVLGGIVGFGLAFLLEYLDNTIKSEEDIERELHLPVLGVITHIKDEDVHQQRMTTKKRAKRGRLYGSEKSWK from the coding sequence ATGGAAGAATCGATATCACTAAAAATAATATTTAATATAATCGGGAAAAGATTTCGATTGATTTTTTCAATTATCATGGGGGCGGCCATCATAAGTGCCGTCATTACTTATATATTCTTTACCCCAACCTACCAATCAAGTTCTCAATTCATTGTTAATCAAAGTGAACAAGGCCAAAAGGCAAATTACAATGTTAATGAAATCCGATCAAGTATTGAACTGATTAATACGTATAAGGTCATCCTTACAAGCCCTGTAATACTTGAAGGTGTTGCAAATGAATTAAATCTATCTTATTCAGTTACTCAGTTACAAAATAAAATACAAGTCGCAAATGAAAACAGTTCACAAGTTGTAAAAGTCTCGGTAACTGATGCAGACCCTGAATTAGCTGCGCAAATTGCCAACACAACTGTGCAGATTTTTAAGACAAAAATTCCTGATTTAATGAATGTGGATAATGTACATATCTTATCGGAAGCAGGAACAGTAGCGAATCCTTCTCCCGTTAGTCCGAAACCAACGCTAAATATTGCTATTGCAATTGTACTGGGAGGAATTGTTGGATTTGGACTCGCATTTTTATTAGAGTACCTGGACAATACGATAAAGTCTGAAGAAGATATTGAAAGGGAATTACACTTGCCTGTACTTGGTGTGATTACACATATAAAAGATGAAGATGTTCACCAACAACGTATGACAACAAAAAAACGTGCAAAAAGGGGGCGGCTGTATGGCTCGGAAAAAAGCTGGAAATAA
- a CDS encoding CpsD/CapB family tyrosine-protein kinase, whose protein sequence is MARKKAGNKKIRNLITNIDPRSPISEQYRTVRTNLQFASVDDELKSIMVTSSGPSEGKSMSTANLAVVYAQQGKKVLLIDADLRKPTVHYTFRLDNLRGLTNVLVGEISTGDAISVTEIDKLDVVSCGPIPPNPSELLASKKMKQFLNDVSQLYDKVLFDTPPVLAVADAQVLANICDGLILVVRSKRTEMEAAKKAKESLDPAGAKILGILLNDREQKDSQYYYYYGN, encoded by the coding sequence ATGGCTCGGAAAAAAGCTGGAAATAAAAAAATCAGAAATTTGATAACGAATATAGACCCAAGATCACCAATATCTGAACAGTATCGAACTGTCCGCACAAATCTTCAATTTGCATCAGTTGATGATGAGTTAAAATCTATTATGGTTACTTCTTCAGGTCCTAGTGAAGGAAAGTCGATGTCAACAGCTAATTTGGCAGTTGTTTATGCACAACAGGGAAAAAAAGTATTGCTTATTGACGCTGATTTAAGAAAGCCGACGGTGCACTATACATTTCGACTTGATAATTTACGTGGCCTAACCAATGTGCTGGTAGGTGAAATTTCTACGGGGGATGCAATTTCGGTAACTGAGATAGATAAATTGGACGTGGTATCATGTGGCCCGATTCCGCCAAACCCATCTGAACTACTGGCTTCAAAAAAAATGAAACAATTTTTAAATGATGTTTCTCAACTGTATGACAAAGTATTATTCGATACCCCACCAGTATTAGCAGTTGCTGATGCGCAAGTTTTAGCCAACATTTGTGATGGGTTAATATTGGTTGTTCGGAGTAAACGAACGGAAATGGAAGCAGCAAAAAAGGCAAAGGAATCATTAGATCCTGCCGGTGCAAAAATACTTGGGATTTTACTGAATGATCGGGAACAAAAGGATTCACAGTATTACTATTACTATGGAAATTAA
- a CDS encoding tyrosine-protein phosphatase, whose protein sequence is MIDIHCHILPGVDDGPTTLTQSIEMAERAVDHGIHTIIATPHHRNGRYNNEKQDVLVEVERLNEELSKKNMPLTILPGQEPRIYGELVTDIENGRISPLNGFTKYVFIELPANEIPLYTRQLLFNTQLAGYIPIIVHPERNKKLLENTSILYDFVRNGALTQITASSLIGHHGKHLQKFSNKLINANLAHFIASDAHNTKTRGFNLDEAYQALLSEHGYECYHQFVENCQLLINGKTINKNQPSYMKKKKILGLFG, encoded by the coding sequence GTGATTGATATTCATTGTCACATATTACCTGGTGTTGATGATGGTCCAACAACATTAACTCAAAGTATTGAAATGGCTGAAAGAGCTGTTGACCATGGAATACACACGATTATTGCTACACCGCATCATAGGAATGGTAGATATAACAACGAAAAGCAAGATGTTCTCGTAGAAGTAGAAAGGTTGAATGAAGAGCTCTCAAAGAAGAATATGCCTTTAACAATATTACCTGGACAGGAGCCCAGAATTTACGGGGAATTAGTAACCGATATAGAAAATGGCAGAATATCACCATTAAATGGTTTTACAAAGTATGTATTTATTGAACTGCCTGCAAATGAAATACCTTTGTATACAAGGCAATTGTTATTTAATACGCAGCTGGCAGGATACATTCCTATTATCGTACATCCTGAACGAAATAAAAAATTACTTGAAAATACATCTATTTTATACGATTTTGTACGTAATGGGGCACTAACCCAAATTACCGCATCAAGCCTTATTGGCCATCATGGAAAACACCTTCAAAAATTCTCGAATAAATTAATCAACGCTAACTTAGCGCATTTTATCGCGTCGGACGCCCATAATACCAAGACAAGGGGGTTTAATTTGGACGAAGCTTACCAAGCGCTCCTTTCTGAACATGGATATGAATGTTATCACCAATTTGTGGAGAATTGCCAACTCTTAATTAATGGAAAAACGATTAATAAAAATCAACCATCATATATGAAAAAGAAGAAAATACTAGGGTTATTTGGGTGA